In a single window of the Platichthys flesus chromosome 5, fPlaFle2.1, whole genome shotgun sequence genome:
- the LOC133953690 gene encoding E3 ubiquitin-protein ligase DTX1-like isoform X2, which yields MLLASAVVVWEWLNEHGRWRPYSPAVSHQIEAAIRGSDPRGGSVVLGQVDNRLSPYIIDLQSMHQFRQDTGTIRPVRRSFYDPASAPGQGWQWEWENDAGSWTPYDMEVAIAIESAHNRQQSFLDLTPLGFCYLIDFQNMTQVNRQSQRCRRTQRRADMAYPLVSGPLPVPKGGGVGVGGGLTGALLGVGVSGVTMGIGSSVYPNGGLSAPGLGQPCSCQQCLLVLSVKTNTVGPGGGTAGIQTLGRRSLTMQRPKNLAPIASRPLSPSKSFTLGRGQQLNSNYYQTLPHGLAISRNIASPRRNAQLFAQSLAALTAGTSSLGVSLSSNRPPPPSLPPPQPPSSNPSLNPPPIPAKHSSSTANDSVPTATLITPACKVTTPPSPVPSPSPLVLNPQRTPSSASTVCHAPLPQRSSLAGLSRPALQRIAMAQSRALIASGVPTVPVKNLNGSSPVHPALAGITGILMSAAALPVCLTRPPKLVLHPPPVCKSDIKPVPSFGHCCRKTTKKQARKGKTPEEVVKKYLQKVKGAPEEDCTICMEPLGGPSGYKGPGVGPVTKAESVGRLAQCGHQYHFQCLVAMYNNGNKDGSLQCPTCKTIYGVKTGNQPAGKMEYHVIPHSLPGHPDCKSIRIIYNIPPGIQGPEHPNPGKPFTARGFPRHCYLPDSEKGRQVLRLLLVAWDRRLIFSVGTSSTTGESDTVIWNEVHHKTEFGSNLTGHGFPDPGHLDNVLEELRAQGITEDDALMEK from the exons atgctTCTGGCCTCGGCCGTGGTGGTGTGGGAATGGCTGAACGAACACGGGCGGTGGCGGCCCTACAGCCCCGCCGTCTCCCACCAGATAGAGGCGGCCATACGGGGCAGCGACCCCCGCGGAGGGAGCGTGGTCCTCGGCCAGGTGGACAACCGGCTCTCGCCATACATCATAGACCTCCAGTCCATGCACCAGTTCAGACAGGACACAG GAACCATCCGTCCGGTACGAAGGAGTTTTTATGACCCCGCTTCGGCCCCGGGTCAGGGCTGGCAGTGGGAGTGGGAAAACGATGCAGGTTCATGGACGCCCTATGACATGGAGGTGGCCATTGCCATTGAGAGTGCCCACAACCGCCAGCAGTCTTTCCTCGACCTGACACCACTTGGTTTCTGCTACCTCATTGATTTTCAAAACATGACACAG GTAAACAGACAAAGCCAGAGGTGTCGGAGGACCCAGAGACGTGCTGATATGGCCTACCCTTTAGTGTCTGGTCCTCTCCCTGTACCCAAAGGCGGAGGTGTTGGAGTAGGTGGAGGGCTAACAGGAGCATTGCTGGGTGTGGGAGTGTCAGGGGTCACCATGGGGATTGGAAGCTCTGTCTACCCTAATGGAGGCTTGTCAGCTCCTGGACTGGGTCAGCCCTGTTCCTGTCAGCAATGCTTATTGGTCCTTAGTGTGAAGACCAACACAGTAGGACCAGGGGGGGGGACAGCAGGGATACAGACTCTTGGCAGACGCTCACTAACCATGCAGCGGCCGAAGAACTTAGCACCCATCGCATCCAGACCTCTGAGTCCATCTAAATCATTTACTCTGGGACGAGGACAGCAGCTGAACTCCAACTACTACCAAACACTTCCACACGGTCTTGCTATCTCTAGAAACATAGCCTCGCCAAGAAGGAACGCCCAGCTCTTCGCTCAGTCGCTGGCCGCCCTTACTGCTGGCACGTCCTCTCTGGGTGTCTCCTTGTCTTCCAACAGGCCTCCTCCGCCATCCCTCCCGCCTCCTCAGCCTCCATCATCCAACCCCAGCCTGAACCCTCCGCCCATTCCGGCCAAACACTCCTCATCCACAGCCAATGATTCAGTGCCAACTGCCACATTAATAACCCCTGCTTGCAAGGTGACCACACCTCCTTCTCCAGTGCCATCTCCGTCGCCATTGGTATTGAATCCGCAGCGTACACCATCGTCCGCATCAACAGTGTGCCATGCCCCGTTGCCACAGAGGTCAAGTTTAGCCGGGTTGAGCAGACCAGCGTTACAGAGGATTGCAATGGCCCAGTCCAGAGCGCTCATAGCATCAGG TGTGCCCACCGTCCCAGTGAAGAACCTCAACGGATCCAGTCCTGTTCACCCTGCCCTGGCCG GGATCACAGGAATCTTGATGAGTGCTGCcgctctgcctgtgtgtctgacCAGGCCTCCTAAACTTGTGCTGCatcctccacctgtctgcaagAGCGACATCAAACCTGTGCCAAGCTTTGgccactgctgcaggaagacCACCAAGAAACAAGCTCGCAAGG GTAAAACCCCAGAGGAGGTGGTAAAGAAGTACCTGCAGAAAGTAAAAGGTGCACCAGAGGAG GACTGTACCATTTGTATGGAGCCTTTGGGGGGTCCATCTGGGTACAAAGGTCCAGGGGTGGGGCCCGTTACTAAGGCAGAGTCAGTTGGGCGACTGGCACAGTGTGGACATCAGTACCATTTCCAGTGTCTAGTGGCCATGTATAACAACGGGAACAAGGACGGCAG TCTTCAGTGTCCCACATGTAAAACCATCTACGGTGTAAAGACAGGCAACCAACCGGCAGGCAAGATGGAGTACCACGTCATCCCTCACTCTCTACCAGGACACCCTGACTGCAAATCCATACGCATCATCTACAACATACCCCCGGGAATTCAG GGACCAGAACATCCCAACCCAGGGAAGCCCTTCACTGCCAGAGGCTTTCCCCGACATTGCTACCTCCCAGACAGCGAAAAAGGACGCCAG GTACTGAGACTGCTCCTGGTAGCGTGGGACCGCAGGTTGATCTTCTCAGTTGGTACTTCAAGCACTACAGGAGAGTCTGACACCGTCATCTGGAATGAG GTCCACCATAAGACAGAGTTTGGCTCTAATCTGACAGGCCACGGCTTCCCTGACCCTGGACACCTCGACAACGTCCTGGAAGAGCTCCGGGCTCAGGGTATCACAGAGGACGACGCACTGATGGAAAAGTGA
- the LOC133953690 gene encoding E3 ubiquitin-protein ligase DTX1-like isoform X1, with protein MANNNNMLLASAVVVWEWLNEHGRWRPYSPAVSHQIEAAIRGSDPRGGSVVLGQVDNRLSPYIIDLQSMHQFRQDTGTIRPVRRSFYDPASAPGQGWQWEWENDAGSWTPYDMEVAIAIESAHNRQQSFLDLTPLGFCYLIDFQNMTQVNRQSQRCRRTQRRADMAYPLVSGPLPVPKGGGVGVGGGLTGALLGVGVSGVTMGIGSSVYPNGGLSAPGLGQPCSCQQCLLVLSVKTNTVGPGGGTAGIQTLGRRSLTMQRPKNLAPIASRPLSPSKSFTLGRGQQLNSNYYQTLPHGLAISRNIASPRRNAQLFAQSLAALTAGTSSLGVSLSSNRPPPPSLPPPQPPSSNPSLNPPPIPAKHSSSTANDSVPTATLITPACKVTTPPSPVPSPSPLVLNPQRTPSSASTVCHAPLPQRSSLAGLSRPALQRIAMAQSRALIASGVPTVPVKNLNGSSPVHPALAGITGILMSAAALPVCLTRPPKLVLHPPPVCKSDIKPVPSFGHCCRKTTKKQARKGKTPEEVVKKYLQKVKGAPEEDCTICMEPLGGPSGYKGPGVGPVTKAESVGRLAQCGHQYHFQCLVAMYNNGNKDGSLQCPTCKTIYGVKTGNQPAGKMEYHVIPHSLPGHPDCKSIRIIYNIPPGIQGPEHPNPGKPFTARGFPRHCYLPDSEKGRQVLRLLLVAWDRRLIFSVGTSSTTGESDTVIWNEVHHKTEFGSNLTGHGFPDPGHLDNVLEELRAQGITEDDALMEK; from the exons AT ggccaacaataacaacatgctTCTGGCCTCGGCCGTGGTGGTGTGGGAATGGCTGAACGAACACGGGCGGTGGCGGCCCTACAGCCCCGCCGTCTCCCACCAGATAGAGGCGGCCATACGGGGCAGCGACCCCCGCGGAGGGAGCGTGGTCCTCGGCCAGGTGGACAACCGGCTCTCGCCATACATCATAGACCTCCAGTCCATGCACCAGTTCAGACAGGACACAG GAACCATCCGTCCGGTACGAAGGAGTTTTTATGACCCCGCTTCGGCCCCGGGTCAGGGCTGGCAGTGGGAGTGGGAAAACGATGCAGGTTCATGGACGCCCTATGACATGGAGGTGGCCATTGCCATTGAGAGTGCCCACAACCGCCAGCAGTCTTTCCTCGACCTGACACCACTTGGTTTCTGCTACCTCATTGATTTTCAAAACATGACACAG GTAAACAGACAAAGCCAGAGGTGTCGGAGGACCCAGAGACGTGCTGATATGGCCTACCCTTTAGTGTCTGGTCCTCTCCCTGTACCCAAAGGCGGAGGTGTTGGAGTAGGTGGAGGGCTAACAGGAGCATTGCTGGGTGTGGGAGTGTCAGGGGTCACCATGGGGATTGGAAGCTCTGTCTACCCTAATGGAGGCTTGTCAGCTCCTGGACTGGGTCAGCCCTGTTCCTGTCAGCAATGCTTATTGGTCCTTAGTGTGAAGACCAACACAGTAGGACCAGGGGGGGGGACAGCAGGGATACAGACTCTTGGCAGACGCTCACTAACCATGCAGCGGCCGAAGAACTTAGCACCCATCGCATCCAGACCTCTGAGTCCATCTAAATCATTTACTCTGGGACGAGGACAGCAGCTGAACTCCAACTACTACCAAACACTTCCACACGGTCTTGCTATCTCTAGAAACATAGCCTCGCCAAGAAGGAACGCCCAGCTCTTCGCTCAGTCGCTGGCCGCCCTTACTGCTGGCACGTCCTCTCTGGGTGTCTCCTTGTCTTCCAACAGGCCTCCTCCGCCATCCCTCCCGCCTCCTCAGCCTCCATCATCCAACCCCAGCCTGAACCCTCCGCCCATTCCGGCCAAACACTCCTCATCCACAGCCAATGATTCAGTGCCAACTGCCACATTAATAACCCCTGCTTGCAAGGTGACCACACCTCCTTCTCCAGTGCCATCTCCGTCGCCATTGGTATTGAATCCGCAGCGTACACCATCGTCCGCATCAACAGTGTGCCATGCCCCGTTGCCACAGAGGTCAAGTTTAGCCGGGTTGAGCAGACCAGCGTTACAGAGGATTGCAATGGCCCAGTCCAGAGCGCTCATAGCATCAGG TGTGCCCACCGTCCCAGTGAAGAACCTCAACGGATCCAGTCCTGTTCACCCTGCCCTGGCCG GGATCACAGGAATCTTGATGAGTGCTGCcgctctgcctgtgtgtctgacCAGGCCTCCTAAACTTGTGCTGCatcctccacctgtctgcaagAGCGACATCAAACCTGTGCCAAGCTTTGgccactgctgcaggaagacCACCAAGAAACAAGCTCGCAAGG GTAAAACCCCAGAGGAGGTGGTAAAGAAGTACCTGCAGAAAGTAAAAGGTGCACCAGAGGAG GACTGTACCATTTGTATGGAGCCTTTGGGGGGTCCATCTGGGTACAAAGGTCCAGGGGTGGGGCCCGTTACTAAGGCAGAGTCAGTTGGGCGACTGGCACAGTGTGGACATCAGTACCATTTCCAGTGTCTAGTGGCCATGTATAACAACGGGAACAAGGACGGCAG TCTTCAGTGTCCCACATGTAAAACCATCTACGGTGTAAAGACAGGCAACCAACCGGCAGGCAAGATGGAGTACCACGTCATCCCTCACTCTCTACCAGGACACCCTGACTGCAAATCCATACGCATCATCTACAACATACCCCCGGGAATTCAG GGACCAGAACATCCCAACCCAGGGAAGCCCTTCACTGCCAGAGGCTTTCCCCGACATTGCTACCTCCCAGACAGCGAAAAAGGACGCCAG GTACTGAGACTGCTCCTGGTAGCGTGGGACCGCAGGTTGATCTTCTCAGTTGGTACTTCAAGCACTACAGGAGAGTCTGACACCGTCATCTGGAATGAG GTCCACCATAAGACAGAGTTTGGCTCTAATCTGACAGGCCACGGCTTCCCTGACCCTGGACACCTCGACAACGTCCTGGAAGAGCTCCGGGCTCAGGGTATCACAGAGGACGACGCACTGATGGAAAAGTGA